In Coleofasciculus chthonoplastes PCC 7420, one genomic interval encodes:
- a CDS encoding Ppx/GppA phosphatase family protein: protein MIDLAAQGNSAGVSTPTTNTERILAAIDIGTNSIHMVIVRIDPTLPSFTIIAKEKDTVRLGERDPHTGNLTPQAIKRAIAALQRCQELAKSFQADQLVAVATSAVREAPNGRDFLQQVDSQLGLFVNLISGQEEARRIYLGVLSGMEFHNQPHIIIDIGGGSTELILGDSHAPRSLTSTKVGAVRLTREFITTDPISDREFQYLQAYIRGRIERAVEDVLANIEPGEKPRLVGTSGTIETLAALHAKENLGVIPSPLNGYEFNRHDLKDIVKHLASLTCAEREKLSGLADKRAEIIVAGAIILLETMTMLDIQSLTVGERALREGVIVDWMLSQGLIEDRLRYQGEVRKRNIIKVAQKYHVNLASSERVANFAVSLFNQTKGQLHNWGNEERELLWAAAILHNCGLYVSHSAHNKHSYYLIRNGELLGFTDIEIEVIANLARYHRKSSPKKKHDNYSNLPNKYYRHLVKEISPLLRLAVALDRRQIGAISKIRCHYISEDKELCLRLTPVDPNDTCALEVWSLEDKKVVFEEEYDVKVVIQLENSPSDK, encoded by the coding sequence ATGATCGATTTAGCTGCTCAAGGGAATTCAGCAGGAGTTTCGACTCCAACCACCAACACTGAGAGAATTCTGGCTGCCATTGATATTGGCACGAATTCGATTCACATGGTCATTGTCCGGATTGACCCGACGCTTCCTTCGTTTACGATTATCGCGAAAGAAAAAGATACGGTGCGACTGGGGGAACGTGATCCCCACACCGGAAATTTAACCCCCCAAGCCATCAAACGTGCGATCGCGGCATTGCAACGTTGTCAGGAGTTAGCGAAAAGCTTCCAAGCCGATCAGCTGGTTGCTGTGGCGACGAGTGCGGTACGAGAAGCCCCCAATGGACGCGACTTTTTACAACAAGTTGATTCACAATTAGGGTTATTTGTCAACCTCATTTCCGGTCAAGAAGAAGCACGGCGGATTTATCTGGGCGTCTTGTCAGGAATGGAGTTTCACAACCAACCTCACATCATCATCGATATTGGTGGCGGTTCAACGGAATTAATCTTAGGCGACAGTCACGCCCCCCGTTCCCTCACCAGCACCAAAGTCGGTGCAGTACGCTTGACCCGCGAATTCATTACCACTGATCCGATTAGCGATCGCGAGTTTCAATATTTACAAGCCTATATTCGGGGACGAATCGAACGCGCCGTTGAAGATGTCTTAGCCAATATCGAACCCGGAGAAAAACCCCGTTTAGTCGGCACATCGGGGACAATTGAAACCCTAGCCGCCCTTCACGCCAAAGAAAATTTAGGAGTAATACCCAGTCCCCTGAATGGTTATGAATTCAACCGCCATGACCTAAAAGATATCGTCAAACACCTTGCCTCACTCACCTGTGCTGAACGGGAAAAACTCTCTGGACTGGCGGATAAACGAGCCGAAATTATCGTTGCGGGTGCAATTATTTTACTAGAAACCATGACGATGTTAGACATTCAGTCTCTCACCGTCGGGGAACGCGCCTTGCGAGAGGGAGTCATTGTAGACTGGATGCTTTCCCAAGGCTTAATAGAAGACAGACTGCGGTATCAAGGCGAAGTTCGCAAACGCAATATCATTAAAGTCGCGCAAAAATATCATGTTAACTTAGCCTCTAGTGAACGGGTGGCTAACTTTGCCGTCAGCTTATTTAACCAAACTAAAGGACAGCTACACAATTGGGGAAATGAAGAACGAGAATTGTTGTGGGCGGCGGCAATTTTGCATAATTGTGGTTTGTATGTGAGTCATTCAGCCCACAATAAGCATTCCTATTACCTGATTCGCAACGGTGAATTACTCGGCTTTACTGATATTGAGATTGAAGTGATCGCTAACTTGGCTCGTTACCATCGCAAGAGTTCACCCAAGAAAAAGCACGACAATTACAGTAATTTACCCAACAAATACTATCGGCATCTAGTCAAAGAAATCAGTCCTTTATTACGTTTAGCGGTTGCCCTAGATCGCCGACAGATTGGGGCAATTTCCAAAATCCGCTGCCACTATATATCAGAGGACAAAGAATTGTGTTTGCGTCTGACACCTGTAGATCCCAATGATACCTGTGCTTTAGAAGTTTGGAGTTTAGAAGATAAAAAAGTCGTGTTTGAAGAGGAGTATGACGTTAAAGTCGTCATCCAGCTAGAAAACTCGCCTAGTGATAAATAG
- a CDS encoding Uma2 family endonuclease, with product MQQLEKKLTLEDFLAMPESDVTHELVKGEAVPKMSPKRFHARVTGALYTLLNQWCQEWGEVNPEWAIALKRRGEDWVPVPDLTYISYQRLPTDVMEDEPCPVPPELAIEIISQGQRFGTLIEKATDYLEAGVLRVWIVDPHARSITVFYPDAPPRTYTKDMVITDSLFEGLELTPQQIFGEARLPEKD from the coding sequence ATGCAACAGTTAGAAAAAAAACTTACACTTGAAGACTTTCTGGCAATGCCAGAGTCAGATGTAACTCACGAATTAGTCAAGGGCGAGGCAGTACCAAAAATGTCACCAAAACGATTTCATGCTAGGGTAACGGGTGCTTTGTATACGCTTTTGAACCAGTGGTGTCAGGAATGGGGAGAAGTGAATCCCGAATGGGCGATCGCGTTAAAACGTCGGGGTGAAGACTGGGTTCCTGTGCCAGATTTGACCTATATTTCTTATCAGCGACTACCGACAGACGTGATGGAAGATGAACCTTGTCCAGTTCCCCCAGAATTAGCCATTGAAATTATTTCACAGGGACAAAGATTTGGCACATTGATCGAGAAAGCCACCGATTATCTAGAAGCGGGAGTCTTACGAGTTTGGATTGTCGATCCCCACGCCAGAAGTATCACCGTTTTCTATCCCGATGCGCCACCGCGAACCTATACGAAAGATATGGTGATCACCGATTCGTTGTTTGAGGGATTAGAATTGACGCCGCAGCAGATATTTGGCGAAGCGAGATTACCTGAGAAGGATTAA
- a CDS encoding SRPBCC family protein, whose protein sequence is MLHYRKSTLIDAPVEVVWNFHERQDILERLTPPWQPVQVVRREGGLGVGAISEFRLFFGPIPLRWVAIHIECEPYSIFTDKQKEGPMAYWVHRHQFSPEAGKTRLTDRIEYGLPGGWLVERLLGWWVDAQLEQLFSYRHQVTQIECSRIGEET, encoded by the coding sequence ATGTTGCACTATCGCAAGTCCACGCTCATTGACGCACCCGTGGAGGTTGTCTGGAACTTTCACGAGCGTCAAGATATCCTAGAACGACTTACTCCGCCTTGGCAACCTGTTCAGGTTGTACGTCGCGAAGGTGGGTTAGGTGTGGGTGCGATTTCGGAATTTCGTCTGTTTTTTGGTCCAATTCCGCTGCGCTGGGTAGCGATTCACATCGAATGCGAACCCTATTCCATCTTTACTGATAAACAGAAGGAAGGACCGATGGCGTATTGGGTTCATCGCCACCAATTTAGTCCAGAAGCAGGCAAAACCCGCTTAACCGATAGGATTGAATATGGATTACCGGGAGGATGGCTAGTCGAGAGGCTGTTGGGTTGGTGGGTAGACGCCCAACTCGAACAACTATTTAGCTATCGCCATCAGGTGACACAAATCGAGTGCAGCAGAATCGGGGAGGAGACGTAG
- the msrA gene encoding peptide-methionine (S)-S-oxide reductase MsrA, with translation MEKTTFGAGCFWGVEAAFRRLNGVTSTSVGYMGGHFPNPSYLDVCARITGHAEVVQVQYDPSQISYNDLLNVFWSIHDPTQYNRQGPDRGEQYRSVIFFHNSDQEKIARESKRKLQMSGKYDQDIMTEINPASDYYFAEDYHQQYYEKKGRS, from the coding sequence ATGGAAAAAACTACATTTGGAGCAGGATGCTTCTGGGGAGTCGAGGCGGCATTCCGTCGATTAAACGGCGTTACGTCTACATCCGTTGGCTATATGGGAGGACATTTTCCTAACCCCTCCTATCTAGATGTTTGTGCCAGAATTACTGGACATGCAGAAGTGGTGCAAGTCCAGTATGACCCGTCTCAGATTTCCTACAATGACTTGCTGAATGTTTTTTGGTCAATTCATGATCCTACCCAATATAATCGTCAGGGACCTGATCGCGGAGAGCAATACCGCTCGGTTATATTTTTCCACAATTCTGACCAGGAGAAAATAGCCAGAGAATCAAAGCGCAAGCTTCAGATGTCTGGTAAGTATGACCAGGATATTATGACTGAAATCAACCCCGCTTCTGATTATTATTTCGCCGAAGATTACCATCAGCAGTATTACGAGAAGAAAGGACGATCTTAA
- a CDS encoding 4-hydroxybenzoate solanesyltransferase has translation MLTDQHPPSIPTWLAIARLLRWDKPAGRLILMVPALWAVFLAAQGTPPIPLVGVIILGTLATSAAGCVINDLWDRDIDPQVERTKERPLASRALSVQVGVVVVLVAMSCAGILALYLNPFTFWLCVAAVPVIVFYPSAKRVFPIPQLVLSIAWGFAVLISWSAVTGNLQPATWFLWAATVTWTLGFDTVYAMSDRDDDQKLGVKSSALFFGDYAPEAVGLFFTATVGFLARLGFVMQLHWGFWIALGVAIIGWIWHYTRLRQADIPKPVYGEIFRQNVWIGFVLLAGMIGGLVL, from the coding sequence ATGCTGACCGACCAACACCCTCCCTCAATACCAACTTGGCTCGCGATCGCGCGGCTGTTGCGCTGGGATAAACCAGCCGGACGCTTAATTTTGATGGTTCCCGCGCTGTGGGCAGTTTTCTTAGCCGCCCAGGGTACACCGCCGATTCCCCTCGTTGGTGTAATTATTCTAGGAACCTTAGCCACCAGTGCGGCGGGTTGTGTCATCAACGATTTGTGGGATCGCGATATTGATCCGCAAGTCGAACGCACCAAAGAACGTCCCTTAGCCTCTCGCGCCTTGTCTGTACAAGTTGGCGTGGTGGTGGTGTTAGTGGCGATGAGTTGTGCAGGTATCCTCGCCCTGTATCTCAATCCCTTCACCTTTTGGCTGTGCGTCGCCGCCGTTCCCGTGATTGTATTTTATCCGTCAGCCAAGCGCGTTTTTCCGATTCCCCAGTTGGTATTATCCATCGCTTGGGGGTTTGCTGTCTTAATCAGTTGGAGTGCGGTTACTGGGAATTTACAACCCGCCACTTGGTTTTTGTGGGCAGCAACGGTAACGTGGACATTAGGCTTTGACACTGTTTACGCGATGTCAGATCGGGACGATGACCAAAAGCTTGGGGTTAAGTCTAGCGCCTTGTTTTTTGGAGACTACGCCCCGGAAGCCGTTGGTCTATTTTTTACCGCTACGGTGGGATTTTTGGCGAGATTGGGGTTTGTCATGCAGCTACACTGGGGCTTTTGGATTGCTTTAGGTGTAGCAATTATCGGGTGGATTTGGCACTATACACGACTGCGCCAAGCTGATATTCCCAAACCCGTTTATGGGGAAATTTTTCGCCAAAATGTCTGGATTGGTTTTGTTCTATTGGCAGGGATGATTGGAGGTTTGGTTTTGTAG